DNA from Halalkalicoccus sp. NIPERK01:
TCGTCGTCGTCTAACCCACGGGATTGGAGGTAGAAGACGTCCTCGTCGCCGATCTTCCCGACGGTCGCCTCGTGGGCGACGTCGACCTTCGACTCGTTGATCTCCATGTACGGCATCGTGTCGCTCACCGACTCGTTGTCGAACATCAGCGCGTCACACTCCACGCTCGTCGACGAATCGTGCGCGCCATTGGAAATGTGGACGAGTCCCC
Protein-coding regions in this window:
- a CDS encoding SufD family Fe-S cluster assembly protein; amino-acid sequence: DIDTGAKVYHNAPNTNSTIESKSISKDGGRTNYRGLVHISNGAHDSSTSVECDALMFDNESVSDTMPYMEINESKVDVAHEATVGKIGDEDVFYLQSRGLDDDDAKQMIVSGFIEPITEELPIEYAVELNRLIELEMEG